Proteins encoded by one window of Plasmodium falciparum 3D7 genome assembly, chromosome: 4:
- a CDS encoding erythrocyte membrane protein 1, PfEMP1, producing the protein MGPPSTAPDYSSAKHALDSIGKRVHAQVQNEAKQRSNGDLKGLLTSATLSGGESAFTENPCELIKDKGDELLGDSGERHPCGNGSASEKRFSEVSGGECDDKKIEGNGRNNGGACAPYRRLFLCNKNMEKMGRTSTTKHDLLLDVCMAANYEAQSLIRYHDQYDATYPGSDFSMCTMLARSFADIGDIIRGKDLYLGKKKKKKTETERDQLESKLKKIFGDIYNELTNGRNGVKDHYQDDNGGNYFQLREDWWTANRATVWKAITCKADTGNAYFRPTCSNRQGPSQAHHYCRCNGDKPDDDKPNTDPPTYFDYVPQYLRWFEEWAEDFCRKKKIYVGIVKTYCREKYKSGNEPRYCSRNGYDCTKTKRAIGKYRMGNQCISCLYACNPYVDWINNQKEQFDKQKKKYTDEINEASRSSRRQKRGARSTGSSSNYDGYESKFYNILKDDYGTVDDFLKLLNKEKSCQAVKDNDGGTINFTEKNDDKNNNNKDKGTFYRSEYCQVCPDCGVKYNGSGWEEKKKNDQCNIKLYKPKKDAPHTPIKILKSGEGKEEIEKKLEAFCDKKDGGNSDSSLYDPWQCYQFDQLEKDEKEEGVDDRNYDNDVRTGGGLCILQKKNGEENGKKQKTYNDFFNFWVAHMLKDSIHWKKKLEKCLQNGTKTRCRNNEKCNKECECFQRWVEKKKTEWGKIKDHFKTQNIGDETNCDPIVTLEGVLKLQFLNEDSTQDKQNSLDSEELKHLKHLSEMLQETSGDGLTCGASDNEKETLMDKLIEHEEGIAKECLRKQNECEKKAKPEGRSDSHDDPQPPDDADNEDDLDDEDDEDEEEEVQVEDNTQEEGEQPVVPQQEEGSSSPTPAPAGPDVCDIVSQLFSDPSQFSDACTLKYVTGKNYGWKCIPSGNTSDTTGSESEATGARQRRDTDSSGDTTGGKDGATGGLCIPPRRRRLYVGGLSQWASQRTQGETSSQSGENLLEAFIQSAAIETFFLWHKYKAENTKTQGVGAGGADFLPATSSVATALAPGAVPSRPSLQLLSGVGVPGEPGMAPGVKSIPVPPLGVGVGGIPGVGALGGGALGPGGPVGLDGVPGQAQPLTLLRPGVLGNGLQSPQSRLRTLDGHFAGGESEDKTPQQWLQQGHIPPDFLRLMFYTLADYRDICIGGDRDIVGDTIVSNTEGSSSSKIKISEKIKEILNHDNKQEPAPKPSVEKTTPTEWWSQNGQHIWNGMICALTYTDSGGSITEDKDVRDKLIDKDTGKPQKNGDNDYTYEKVELKDDESGPKGNDTIQPATLKDFVEIPTYFRWLHEWGSDFCGKRARMLKDVKDNCRNIDKAGHHYCSGDGYDCTRDVIERNDKFVDLNCLGCYKQCRKYKKWIDIKFVEYHNQEKKYKDEYGKLTKDKSSDDKKLEGYKCAENFLKELKHCKPSEDNNDQDNKINFDKPEKTFNPSKYCKACPVYGVKYIGGNYIPNEEKDYKSKKGRVKKENDTIPKNIEVLVLGRKGEEKDKDKHLHDACKNTGLFEVARYEQWNCQKKKGIDQCKITKFANDIDFDKDIVFNEFFQRWLRYFVQDYNKLKDKINPCTKKETEKEKEKSYKCTQGCNDKCECVKEWLSKKKQEWTQIKTLYKQYSKISDQEIAFRVKSYFVDQGLFDNDYKKAQEVVEKPCDKEKLWGCTGDNLKEGEDPGKCHMGDFITNLISKLQKKIDDCNKNQAQNSVETQPSDENTAQCQDTHPDDEEDLLLEENENQVAQPNICPNQVEDKKIEEEVEKCETAQTTAEETAAAGGERQTPPAPAPAAPPSPPRPLPKPKPPKPDLPPALKNAMLSSTIMWSVGIGFAAFTYFFLKKKTKASVGNLFQILQIPKGDYDIPTLKSSNRYIPYASDRYKGKTYIYMEGDSSGDEKYAFMSDTTDVTSSESEYEELDVNDIYVPGSPKYKTLIEVVLEPSGNNTPTSDIPSDNTPTPQPITDDEWNQLKHDFISNMLQNTQNTEPNILHDNVDNNTHPTMSRHNMDQKPFIMSIHDRNLFSGEEYNYDMFNSGNNPINISDSTNSMDSLTSNNHSPYNDKNDLYSGIDLINDALSGNHIDIYDEMLKRKENELFGTQHHPKNITSNRVVTQTSSDDPIHNQLNLFHTWLDRHRDMCEKLKNDNERLAKLKEEWENETHSGDINSGIPSGNHVLNTDVSIQIHMDNPKPINEFTNMDTSPDKSTMDTIIDDLEKYNEPYYYDFYEYDIYYDVNDDDKTSMDNNNNLVNKNNPVDSNSSTYNHHNPADINKTFVDINNHNQHPIEKPTKIQIEMNSNNREVDEQQYPIADIWNI; encoded by the exons atgggTCCCCCGTCGACTGCGCCTGACTATAGTAGTGCCAAACATGCATTGGATAGCATAGGGAAAAGAGTACATGCCCAAGTACAAAATGAAGCTAAACAACGGAGTAATGGTGATTTGAAAGGATTGTTAACCAGTGCAACACTTTCTGGTGGGGAATCAGCATTCACCGAAAATCCATGCGAGCTTATAAAAGATAAAGGTGATGAACTTCTTGGTGATAGCGGTGAAAGGCATCCGTGCGGAAATGGAAGTGCAAGTGAAAAACGTTTTTCTGAAGTAAGTGGCGGTGAATGTGATGATAAGAAAATAGAAGGTAATGGTCGTAATAATGGTGGAGCCTGTGCTCCATATAGACGATTATTTCTATGtaacaaaaatatggaaaaaatggGCAGAACGTCGACAACGAAGCATGATTTGTTGTTAGATGTGTGTATGGCAGCAAATTACGAGGCACAGTCATTAATACGTTATCATGACCAATATGATGCAACATATCCTGGTTCTGATTTTTCAATGTGTACTATGTTGGCACGAAGTTTCGCAGATATAGGAGACATTATTCGCGGAAAAGATCTATAtcttggaaaaaaaaaaaaaaaaaaaacagaaacAGAAAGAGATCAATTAGAAAGTAAgttgaaaaaaattttcggggatatatataatgagtTGACGAATGGGAGGAATGGTGTAAAAGACCACTACCAAGATGATAATGGCGGAAATTATTTTCAATTACGAGAAGATTGGTGGACGGCGAATCGCGCCACAGTATGGAAAGCCATCACATGTAAGGCGGACACTGGTAATGCATATTTTAGGCCAACATGTAGTAATAGACAAGGTCCATCTCAAGCTCATCACTACTGCCGGTGTAACGGCGACAAGCCAGATGACGACAAGCCAAATACCGATCCCCCAACCTATTTCGATTATGTGCCACAATATTTGAGATGGTTCGAGGAATGGGCCGAAGATTtttgtagaaaaaaaaaaatatatgttggAATAGTTAAAACATATTGTcgtgaaaaatataaaagtggTAATGAACCAAGATATTGTAGCCGTAATGGCTACGATTGCACGAAAACTAAACGAGCTATTGGTAAGTACCGTATGGGTAATCAATGCATTAGCTGTTTGTATGCATGTAATCCTTACGTTGATTGGATAAATAACCAAAAAGAACAATTTGacaaacagaaaaaaaaatacacggACGAAATAAACGAAGCATCACGTAGTAGTAGGAGACAAAAACGGGGTGCACGTAGTACtggtagtagtagtaattaTGATGGATATGAaagtaaattttataatatactgAAAGACGACTATGGAACCGTTgatgattttttaaaattattaaataaagaaaaatcatGCCAAGCTGTTAAAGACAATGACGGAGGAACAATTAATTTTactgaaaaaaatgatgataaaaataataataataaagataaaggAACATTTTATCGATCGGAATATTGCCAAGTATGTCCCGACTGTGGGGTCAAATATAATGGTAGTGGATGGGaagagaaaaagaaaaatgatcAATGCAATATAAAACTTTATAAGCCTAAAAAGGACGCACCCCATACTCCTATTAAAATCCTTAAAAGTGGTGAaggaaaagaagaaatagaaaaaaaattagaggCGTTTTGTGATAAAAAAGATGGTGGTAATAGTGATTCTTCTTTGTATGATCCATGGCAATGTTATCAATTTGACCAGCTTGAgaaagatgaaaaagaagaGGGTGTGGATGACCGAAACTATGACAACGATGTAAGAACTGGAGGCGGATTATGTATATTGCAAAAGAAGAACGGCGAAGAAAATGGGAAAAAGCAAAAGACATACaatgatttttttaatttttgggTGGCACATATGTTGAAGGATTCCATACattggaaaaaaaaacttgAGAAATGTTTACAAAATGGTACGAAAACAAGATGTAGAAACAATGAGAAATGTAATAAAGAATGTGAATGCTTCCAAAGATgggttgaaaaaaaaaaaaccgaATGGGGGAAAATAAAAGACCATTTTAAAACGCAAAATATTGGAGATGAAACAAATTGTGATCCTATCGTAACTCTTGAAGGTGTTTTGAAATTACAATTTTTGAATGAAGATTCCACACAAGATAAACAAAATAGTCTGGATTCAGAGGAACTAAAACACCTAAAACACCTTAGCGAAATGTTGCAAGAAACATCTGGTGATGGTCTTACCTGTGGTGCCTCCGACAATGAAAAAGAAACTTTAATGGATAAATTGATCGAACATGAAGAAGGAATTGCCAAAGAATGCCTACGAAAACAGAATGAATGcgaaaaaaaagcaaaaccCGAAGGTCGCTCCGACTCCCACGACGACCCACAACCACCTGATGACGCCGACAACGAAGACGACTTGGACGACGAAGACGACGAAGACGAAGAAGAGGAAGTCCAGGTGGAGGATAACACACAAGAGGAGGGGGAGCAGCCGGTGGTACCACAACAAGAGGAGGGGTCGTCGTCACCAACACCAGCACCAGCGGGACCAGACGTTTGCGACATCGTATCCCAACTATTCAGTGACCCAAGCCAATTTAGTGACGCTTGTACCCTCAAATATGTTACTGGTAAAAACTACGGCTGGAAATGTATACCAAGTGGTAACACGAGTGACACCACTGGCAGTGAGAGTGAAGCCACTGGTGCTCGTCAACGACGTGACACCGATAGTAGTGGTGACACCACTGGTGGTAAAGACGGAGCCACTGGTGGTTTGTGTATCCCACCAAGGAGACGACGATTATATGTTGGGGGGTTATCACAATGGGCAAGTCAGAGAACACAAGGTGAAACGTCGTCACAAAGTGGTGAAAACTTACTTGAAGCGTTCATCCAGTCTGCTGCAATagaaactttttttttatggcaTAAGTATAAAGCGGAAAACACGAAGACACAAGGTGTTGGAGCGGGAGGAGCGGACTTCCTCCCCGCCACATCATCAGTTGCAACTGCACTAGCACCAGGTGCAGTACCATCACGACCATCACTACAACTACTGAGCGGTGTAGGTGTACCTGGAGAACCTGGAATGGCACCTGGAGTAAAATCAATACCAGTACCACCACTCGGTGTAGGTGTTGGTGGAATACCTGGAGTTGGAGCACTAGGTGGAGGTGCACTAGGACCTGGAGGACCAGTTGGCCTCGATGGAGTACCCGGTCAAGCACAACCACTTACATTACTACGACCCGGTGTACTTGGCAATGGATTACAATCACCACAATCACGACTACGAACCCTGGACGGTCACTTTGCAGGTGGTGAAAGTGAGGATAAAACCCCTCAACAGTGGTTACAACAAGGTCATATACCCCCCGATTTTTTGAGACTTATGTTTTATACTTTAGCAGATTATAGAGATATATGCATAGGTGGTGACCGCGATATCGTGGGAGACACTATTGTTAGTAACACAGAGGGTAGTAGTAGctctaaaataaaaatatcggagaaaataaaagaaattttaaATCATGACAACAAACAAGAACCTGCCCCCAAACCTAGTGTCGAAAAAACCACACCAACAGAATGGTGGAGTCAAAACGGTCAACATATCTGGAATGGAATGATATGTGCCTTAACCTATACAGATAGTGGTGGTAGTATAACGGAGGATAAGGATGTGCGAGACAAACTTATTGACAAAGACACCGGGAAACCCCAAAAAAACGGCGACAACGACTACACCTATGAAAAGGTGGAACTTAAAGATGATGAAAGTGGCCCCAAAGGCAACGACACCATCCAACCCGCCACGTTAAAAGATTTTGTGGAAATACCTACATATTTTCGTTGGTTACATGAGTGGGGAAGCGACTTTTGTGGTAAAAGGGCGCGGATGTTGAAAGATGTGAAGGATAATTGTCGTAATATTGACAAAGCAGGTCACCATTATTGTAGTGGGGATGGTTATGACTGTACACGAGACGTTATTGAACGTAATGATAAATTTGTGGATTTAAATTGTTTAGGTTGTTATAAACAatgtagaaaatataaaaaatggataGATATAAAATTCGTAGAATATCATAAccaagaaaagaaatataaagatGAATATGGAAAATTAACAAAAGATAAATCtagtgatgataaaaaattagaaGGTTATAAATGTGCTGAAAATTTTTTGAAAGAATTGAAACATTGCAAACCTAGtgaagataataatgatcaagataataaaataaattttgataAACCTGAAAAGACATTTAATCCTTCAAAGTATTGTAAAGCGTGTCCTGTTTATGGTGTTAAGTATATAGGGGGAAATTATATCCCTAATGAGGAAAAGGATTATAAGTCCAAAAAAGGTAGagtaaaaaaggaaaacgaTACGATTCCTAAGAATATTGAAGTGCTCGTGTTAGGTCGCAAAGGAGAAGAAAAGGACAAGGATAAGCATCTTCATGATGCTTGTAAGAATACAGGTCTTTTTGAGGTTGCCAGATATGAACAATGGAATTGCCAAAAGAAGAAGGGAATAGATCAGtgtaaaataacaaaatttgCGAATGATATAGATTTTGATAAAGATATTGTGTTTAATGAATTCTTTCAACGATGGTTAAGATATTTTGTACaagattataataaattgaaaGACAAGATTAATCCATGTACAAAAAAGGAAACtgaaaaggaaaaggaaaaatcatataaatgtaCTCAAGGGTGTAATGATAAATGTGAATGTGTGAAAGAATGGTTAAGTAAAAAGAAACAAGAATGGACTCAAATAAAAACTCTTTATAAACAATATTCAAAAATTTCTGATCAGGAGATTGCTTTTAGGGTTAAAAGTTATTTTGTTGATCAGGGACTCTTTGACAACGATTATAAGAAAGCCCAAGAAGTGGTTGAAAAACCATGTgacaaagaaaaattatgGGGATGTACTGGTGACAATCTTAAGGAGGGTGAGGATCCAGGAAAATGTCATATGGGCGATTTTATAACAAATTTAATTTCTAaacttcaaaaaaaaattgacgACTGCAATAAGAACCAGGCCCAAAATAGTGTCGAAACCCAACCGAGTGATGAAAACACAGCACAGTGTCAAGATACCCACCCTGATGATGAAGAGGACTTACTCcttgaagaaaatgaaaaccAAGTGGCGCAACCGAACATTTGTCCAAATCAAGtggaagataaaaaaatagagGAAGAAGTAGAAAAGTGTGAAACAGCACAAACAACAGCAGAAGAAACGGCAGCAGCAGGTGGTGAGAGACAAACCCCCCCAGCACCGGCCCCTGCGGCGCCTCCATCACCACCAAGACCTCTACCAAAACCAAAACCACCAAAACCCGACTTACCACCCGCATTAAAAAATGCCATGTTATCTTCGACGATCATGTGGAGTGTGGGTATTGGTTTTGCTGCGttcacatatttttttctaaag aaaaaaaccAAAGCATCTGTTGGAAATTTATTCCAAATACTACAAATACCCAAAGGTGATTATGATATACCTACATTGAAATCAAGCAATCGTTATATCCCCTATGCAAGTGATCGATATAAaggaaaaacatatatttatatggaaGGAGATAGTAGTGGTGATGAAAAATATGCATTTATGTCTGATACTACTGATGTAACTTCCTCAGAAAGTGAGTATGAAGAACTGGAtgttaatgatatatatgtaccaGGTAGTCCTAAATATAAAACGTTGATAGAAGTGGTACTTGAACCTAGTGGTAACAACACACCAACTAGTGACATACCTAGTGATAATACACCCACACCACAACCCATTACTGATGATGAATGGAATCAATTGAAACATGATTTTATATCTAATATGTTACAAAATACACAAAATACGGAACCAAATATTTTACATGATAATGTGGATAATAATACCCATCCTACCATGTCACGTCATAATATGGACCAAAAACCTTTTATTATGTCCATACATGATAGAAATTTATTTAGTGGAGAAGAATACAATTATGATATGTTTAATAGTGGGAATAATCCAATAAACATTAGTGATTCAACAAATAGTATGGATAGTCTAACAAGTAACAACCATAGTccatataatgataaaaatgatttatatagTGGTATCGACCTAATCAACGACGCACTAAGTGGTAatcatattgatatatatgatgaaatgCTCAAacgaaaagaaaatgaattattcGGGACGCAACATCatccaaaaaatataacgtCTAACCGTGTCGTTACCCAAACAAGTAGTGACGACCCCATCCACAACCAACTAAATTTGTTCCATACATGGTTAGATAGACATAGAGACATGTGCGAAAAGTtgaaaaatgataatgagCGGTTAGccaaattaaaagaagagtGGGAAAATGAGACACATAGTGGTGACATAAATAGTGGTATACCTAGTGGTAACCATGTGTTGAATACTGATGTTTCCATACAAATACATATGGATAATCCTAAACCTATAAATGAATTTACTAATATGGATACAAGCCCCGACAAATCTACTATGGATACAATAATTGATGATCTGGAAAAATATAACGAACCCTACTACTAtgatttttatgaatatgaTATCTATTATGAtgtaaatgatgatgataaaacaTCTATGGACAACAACAATAACCTTGTAAATAAGAATAACCCTGTAGATAGTAACAGTTCCACCTATAACCACCACAACCCTGCAGACATTAACAAAACTTTTGTGGATATAAACAATCATAACCAACACCCTATAGAAAAACCTACCAAAATACAAATTGAAATGAATTCAAATAATCGCGAAGTGGACGAACAGCAATATCCTATAGCGGATATATggaatatatga